In one Neobacillus sp. CF12 genomic region, the following are encoded:
- the glyA gene encoding serine hydroxymethyltransferase encodes MKHLSNQDKQVFEAIQLELGRQRGKIELIASENFVSEAVMEAQGSVLTNKYAEGYPGRRYYGGCEYVDVVEDLARNRAKEIFGAEYVNVQPHSGAQANMAVYFTVLEQGDTVLGMNLSHGGHLTHGSPVNFSGVQYNFVEYGVDETTHRINYDDVLAKAREHKPKMIVAGASAYPRAIDFAKFREIADEVGAYLMVDMAHIAGLVAAGLHQNPVPYADFVTTTTHKTLRGPRGGMILCKEEWGKKIDKSIFPGIQGGPLMHVIAAKAVAFGEVLQDSFKEYAGQIIANANRLAEGLQKEGVKLVSGGTDNHLLLLDMQTLGLTGKVAEKVLDEVGITVNKNTIPFDPQSPFVTSGIRIGTAAVTSRGFGLEDMDEIASIIAFTLKNHEDEAKLKEAAARVDALSGKFTLYPEY; translated from the coding sequence ATGAAGCATTTGTCTAATCAGGACAAGCAGGTATTTGAAGCGATTCAACTAGAATTAGGACGTCAGCGCGGAAAAATTGAATTAATTGCCTCAGAAAACTTTGTAAGTGAAGCGGTTATGGAAGCACAGGGATCTGTGTTAACCAACAAATATGCAGAAGGCTATCCTGGCCGTCGTTATTATGGCGGTTGTGAATATGTTGACGTGGTCGAAGATCTTGCTCGCAATCGCGCGAAGGAGATTTTTGGTGCAGAGTATGTGAACGTGCAGCCGCATTCTGGAGCACAAGCCAACATGGCCGTTTACTTTACGGTGCTTGAACAAGGCGATACGGTTCTTGGTATGAACCTTTCACATGGCGGTCACTTAACACACGGCAGCCCAGTAAACTTCAGCGGTGTTCAATACAATTTTGTTGAGTATGGTGTAGATGAAACCACTCATCGCATTAATTATGATGATGTTTTAGCAAAAGCGCGCGAACATAAGCCGAAGATGATTGTCGCAGGTGCAAGTGCGTATCCACGCGCAATCGATTTTGCGAAATTCCGTGAAATCGCGGATGAAGTGGGCGCTTATTTAATGGTGGATATGGCTCATATTGCAGGACTTGTAGCAGCTGGACTTCACCAAAATCCAGTTCCGTACGCTGATTTTGTTACAACTACTACACATAAAACCCTTCGTGGACCTCGTGGCGGAATGATTTTATGCAAAGAGGAATGGGGCAAAAAGATCGATAAATCGATTTTCCCTGGAATTCAAGGCGGTCCATTAATGCATGTTATTGCTGCAAAAGCGGTAGCGTTTGGGGAAGTCCTACAAGACAGCTTTAAGGAATATGCTGGTCAGATTATTGCCAATGCTAATCGTTTAGCTGAAGGTTTGCAAAAAGAGGGCGTTAAGCTTGTTTCTGGTGGTACAGACAACCACTTGCTGCTTTTAGATATGCAGACACTTGGCTTAACAGGTAAAGTAGCAGAAAAGGTACTTGACGAAGTTGGGATTACCGTTAACAAAAATACGATTCCATTTGATCCGCAAAGTCCGTTTGTAACAAGTGGTATCCGTATTGGTACTGCAGCGGTTACAAGCCGTGGCTTTGGCTTAGAAGACATGGATGAAATCGCATCAATTATTGCGTTTACTTTGAAAAATCACGAAGACGAAGCAAAGCTTAAGGAAGCGGCTGCTCGTGTTGATGCGTTATCTGGTAAATTCACTCTTTATCCTGAATATTAA
- the upp gene encoding uracil phosphoribosyltransferase, translating to MAKVYVFDHPLIQHKLTYIRDKNTGTKEFRELVDEVATLMAFEITRDMSLEDIEIETPVCPAKSKVLSGKKMGVVPILRAGIGMVDGILKLIPAAKVGHVGLYRDPETLMPVEYYIKLPSDVEEREFIVVDPMLATGGSANVAIDSLKKRGAKHIKFMCLIAAPEGVEAVKAAHPDVDIYIAALDEKLNDHGYIVPGLGDAGDRLFGTK from the coding sequence GTGGCAAAGGTATACGTCTTCGACCATCCACTTATTCAGCACAAGCTAACATACATACGTGATAAAAATACAGGAACGAAAGAGTTCCGCGAATTGGTAGACGAAGTCGCAACACTCATGGCATTTGAAATCACCAGAGATATGTCACTTGAAGATATCGAAATTGAAACGCCAGTCTGTCCAGCCAAATCTAAGGTATTATCTGGAAAGAAAATGGGCGTTGTTCCGATTCTGCGAGCGGGAATTGGAATGGTTGATGGGATTTTAAAATTAATCCCGGCTGCCAAGGTTGGCCATGTTGGTTTATACCGCGACCCTGAAACATTAATGCCGGTGGAGTACTATATCAAGCTTCCAAGTGACGTGGAAGAGCGTGAATTCATCGTGGTAGATCCGATGCTCGCAACAGGCGGATCAGCGAATGTGGCGATTGATAGCTTGAAAAAGCGCGGCGCGAAACATATTAAATTTATGTGCTTGATTGCAGCACCAGAAGGCGTTGAGGCGGTTAAAGCAGCGCATCCAGACGTTGATATTTATATTGCGGCGTTAGATGAGAAGTTGAATGACCATGGATACATCGTTCCTGGATTAGGGGATGCTGGGGATCGGTTGTTTGGGACGAAATAG
- a CDS encoding S8 family serine peptidase: protein MKKWTLLFVLVFSLQTATSARSLETPPIPKERIAIVVLENPQSPQDIQQLIKPYKDIHLRHVFQEAIYGFSVEGNPESIEKLAEASKQIISVSPVNQYKVQGEEGVKIIGGEEVRGLFDKSNRRLTGKGITVGVIDTGVDYTHPDLRRNYAGGRDLVDNDTDPMETKTLGRATVHGTHVAGIIAANGKIKGVAPEAKILAYRALGPGGGGTTENVLAAIEQAIKDKVDIMNLSLGNDINGPDLPISLALNRAVERGIVAIAASGNSGPDIWSVGSPGTASKAISVGASTPTLEVPYLLIEGMREKIRIQPLAGSANWNLDRSLSIVDGGLGTKADLKDVMGKIVLLKRGNLTFTEKAKNARDAGAKAVIIYNNLSGSFMGNLEAPLEIPVASITKKEGELLKSKVNRLANIQVTHEKDLLADFSSRGPVTDTWEVKPDIVAPGVAINSTIPGGYLSLQGTSMAAPHVAGACALIKQAHPEWTPDQIKAALMNTAKPLVKNGKLYRTYEQGAGRIQVTEAVKATSLVSPSSLRFGKYESEGDIHKAFLHVENMSDKPVRYTFDIPKQADGLNWRFPLAFTLQPGESRDAKLELEVNPVELKGKIHDGYLTINAGSNPIQIPYIYVLEEPNYPRVMGFNFKDGDKQGTYRYEVYLPGGADEFGIALFNPDDFRFVGFLDSNQNVKKGLINKVITEENLPPAGTYLAKVFAKKAGKEDFIETMLVIGEGVR, encoded by the coding sequence ATGAAAAAATGGACACTTTTATTTGTACTGGTTTTCTCCCTTCAAACGGCGACTTCGGCTCGTTCGCTTGAGACACCTCCGATACCAAAAGAACGAATTGCGATTGTGGTTCTTGAGAATCCGCAATCCCCTCAGGATATTCAACAATTGATTAAACCCTACAAGGACATTCATCTAAGGCATGTTTTTCAAGAAGCGATTTATGGTTTTTCTGTCGAAGGAAATCCGGAATCGATCGAGAAATTGGCGGAAGCCAGCAAACAAATTATTAGCGTTTCACCTGTGAACCAATATAAGGTGCAGGGTGAGGAAGGCGTTAAGATCATTGGCGGAGAAGAAGTGCGAGGCCTTTTTGACAAAAGTAACCGCCGGCTGACAGGGAAAGGGATTACCGTTGGAGTAATTGATACTGGTGTGGATTACACCCATCCAGACCTGAGAAGAAATTATGCGGGCGGACGTGATCTTGTCGATAATGACACCGATCCGATGGAAACGAAAACGTTGGGGAGGGCCACGGTTCACGGCACCCATGTAGCTGGAATTATTGCTGCGAATGGAAAGATAAAAGGGGTGGCACCAGAGGCAAAAATCCTCGCTTATCGGGCGCTAGGACCTGGCGGAGGTGGAACCACCGAAAATGTACTTGCAGCAATTGAGCAGGCGATAAAAGACAAAGTCGATATTATGAATCTTTCGCTTGGAAATGATATCAATGGTCCAGACCTGCCAATTTCCCTAGCATTGAATAGGGCAGTGGAGAGGGGAATCGTTGCTATCGCCGCATCAGGTAATTCGGGGCCGGATATTTGGTCAGTTGGTTCACCGGGAACAGCTTCTAAGGCAATCTCGGTTGGGGCTTCGACCCCGACGTTAGAAGTCCCGTATCTTCTAATAGAAGGAATGCGGGAAAAAATACGGATTCAACCACTGGCGGGCTCGGCAAATTGGAATCTTGATCGTTCCCTTTCGATTGTCGATGGCGGACTCGGTACGAAAGCAGACTTAAAAGATGTTATGGGAAAAATAGTCCTCTTGAAAAGGGGAAACTTAACGTTTACCGAAAAAGCGAAAAACGCGCGTGACGCAGGAGCAAAGGCAGTCATTATCTACAATAACTTGAGCGGAAGTTTCATGGGCAATCTTGAAGCACCGCTGGAGATTCCGGTCGCTTCAATCACAAAGAAAGAGGGAGAACTTTTAAAAAGTAAAGTCAATCGGCTGGCAAACATCCAAGTAACGCATGAAAAGGATTTGCTGGCAGACTTCAGTTCGAGGGGGCCGGTAACGGATACGTGGGAGGTTAAACCTGATATTGTTGCGCCCGGTGTAGCGATTAACTCGACAATTCCTGGCGGATATCTATCTCTTCAGGGGACGAGTATGGCGGCACCACATGTAGCAGGAGCGTGTGCACTGATTAAACAGGCGCATCCTGAATGGACACCGGATCAAATTAAGGCGGCATTGATGAATACCGCCAAACCGCTCGTTAAAAACGGGAAACTCTACCGGACCTATGAGCAGGGGGCAGGTAGAATTCAGGTCACAGAGGCAGTAAAAGCAACTTCGCTCGTCAGCCCAAGTTCACTGCGATTTGGTAAATACGAGAGTGAGGGCGATATTCACAAAGCTTTTCTCCATGTTGAGAACATGAGTGATAAACCTGTGCGCTATACCTTTGACATCCCTAAGCAAGCAGATGGTCTGAATTGGCGCTTCCCGCTGGCGTTTACCTTACAGCCTGGAGAATCACGAGATGCTAAACTGGAATTAGAAGTGAATCCGGTAGAATTAAAGGGAAAGATTCATGATGGATACCTTACGATAAATGCCGGTAGTAATCCGATACAGATTCCCTATATTTACGTACTTGAGGAGCCGAACTACCCAAGGGTGATGGGATTTAACTTTAAGGATGGCGACAAGCAGGGAACGTATCGTTATGAGGTCTACCTGCCGGGTGGTGCGGATGAATTTGGAATTGCACTGTTCAATCCGGATGACTTTCGATTTGTTGGATTTTTGGACAGTAATCAGAATGTAAAAAAGGGATTAATCAACAAGGTGATCACGGAAGAAAACCTTCCTCCTGCTGGTACCTATCTTGCTAAAGTGTTTGCAAAAAAGGCAGGGAAAGAAGATTTTATTGAAACGATGCTCGTGATTGGCGAGGGAGTCCGTTAG
- a CDS encoding AtpZ/AtpI family protein: MRNENRNPFKAYALMSAILASLVGSILIGLFSGRWLDKQWGTEPIFLIIGLFIGLAAGIYSMLVTIRKFYSGD, encoded by the coding sequence ATGCGTAATGAAAACCGTAATCCCTTTAAAGCTTATGCTCTTATGTCTGCCATTTTAGCGTCCCTGGTGGGCTCCATTCTTATTGGACTTTTTTCAGGAAGATGGCTGGATAAGCAGTGGGGCACAGAGCCAATTTTCTTAATAATTGGATTGTTTATTGGTTTAGCAGCAGGTATTTACTCAATGCTTGTTACCATTCGCAAGTTCTATTCAGGAGATTAA
- a CDS encoding ATP synthase subunit I — MPEFQTMFARQRKWMFFLLSFYVLGWGFTSQQSIFLGLILGTSLSLFNLWLMARKIDKFGQAAAEGRQVRSLGSFSRMATGALAIVITMRYPEQFHLISVVIGLMTSYIVIMIDFFTHNFYSDK, encoded by the coding sequence ATGCCAGAATTTCAAACAATGTTTGCCCGACAGCGAAAGTGGATGTTTTTTTTATTGTCTTTTTATGTACTTGGCTGGGGGTTCACTTCGCAACAATCAATCTTTCTTGGATTGATTCTTGGGACAAGTTTGAGCCTCTTTAATTTGTGGTTGATGGCTCGAAAAATCGACAAATTTGGTCAAGCTGCAGCAGAAGGAAGACAGGTTCGTTCGCTTGGTTCTTTTTCACGAATGGCAACCGGTGCTTTGGCGATTGTCATCACAATGAGGTATCCTGAGCAATTCCATCTCATTAGTGTGGTTATAGGATTAATGACATCCTACATTGTCATTATGATAGATTTTTTTACGCACAATTTCTATTCAGATAAATAG
- the atpB gene encoding F0F1 ATP synthase subunit A, translating into MHHEAPIVTFLGLQFNLANILMITIASAIVFLLAVLSTRKLAMKPSGMQNFMEWVMDFVKNIINSTMDWKDGGRFHILGITIIMYIFVSNMLGLPFSIVVDGVLWWKSPTADPAVTLTLATLIVGLSHFYGVKMKGAGAYGREFFKPFWFMFPIKIIEEFANTLTLGLRLYGNIYAGEILLSLLAAGLATGVGGTIAAALPMLVWQGFSLFVGAIQSFIFCMLTMVYLAHKVSSDH; encoded by the coding sequence TTGCATCACGAAGCTCCAATAGTTACGTTTCTTGGACTCCAATTCAACCTGGCAAACATTTTGATGATCACCATAGCAAGTGCGATTGTCTTTTTGTTAGCTGTCCTATCTACTCGTAAACTGGCCATGAAACCATCTGGAATGCAGAATTTTATGGAATGGGTCATGGATTTTGTTAAAAACATCATAAACAGTACGATGGATTGGAAAGATGGCGGACGATTTCATATTCTCGGAATCACCATCATCATGTATATTTTTGTTTCGAATATGCTGGGGCTGCCATTCTCAATCGTTGTCGACGGAGTTCTTTGGTGGAAATCACCAACAGCGGATCCGGCTGTAACGTTGACGTTAGCCACATTGATAGTGGGATTATCTCACTTCTACGGCGTCAAGATGAAAGGTGCCGGAGCATATGGAAGGGAATTCTTTAAACCATTTTGGTTCATGTTCCCGATTAAAATTATTGAAGAGTTTGCAAATACTCTGACTCTCGGTCTCCGACTTTACGGAAACATTTATGCGGGGGAAATTTTATTAAGCTTACTCGCAGCTGGTTTAGCAACCGGTGTGGGCGGAACAATCGCCGCTGCACTACCGATGTTGGTATGGCAAGGCTTCTCACTCTTTGTCGGCGCCATCCAATCATTTATTTTCTGTATGTTAACAATGGTCTACTTAGCTCATAAAGTGAGCAGCGACCATTAA
- the atpE gene encoding F0F1 ATP synthase subunit C produces the protein MGLLAAAIAIGLAALGAGIGNGLIVSKTVEGIARQPEARGMLQTTMFIGVALVEAIPIIAVVIAFMVQGQ, from the coding sequence ATGGGTCTTTTAGCAGCAGCAATCGCAATTGGTTTAGCAGCACTAGGTGCAGGTATCGGTAACGGTCTTATCGTTTCAAAAACAGTAGAAGGTATCGCTCGTCAGCCAGAAGCTCGCGGTATGCTTCAAACTACAATGTTCATCGGGGTTGCGTTAGTTGAGGCGATTCCTATCATCGCAGTTGTTATCGCGTTCATGGTTCAAGGTCAATAA
- a CDS encoding F0F1 ATP synthase subunit B, translating to MLTNSFVLGAAAAHSGVNWGDIIFQLVMFIILMVLLKKFAWGPLMGIMKQREEHVAGEISAAEQSRTEAKKLVEEQRSLLKEARSEAQVLIENAKKQGDIQRDEIIAVARTEAERMKESAKLEIEQQKEKAVAAIREQVASLSVLIASKVIEKELNAADQDKLINEYIQEAGEKR from the coding sequence GTGTTAACAAATAGTTTTGTATTAGGAGCAGCAGCAGCCCATTCAGGTGTGAACTGGGGAGATATTATCTTCCAACTTGTTATGTTTATCATCTTAATGGTATTGCTGAAAAAATTCGCTTGGGGCCCGTTAATGGGCATCATGAAACAGCGTGAAGAGCATGTTGCTGGTGAAATTTCAGCAGCAGAGCAAAGTCGCACTGAAGCAAAAAAACTAGTAGAAGAGCAGCGTTCTCTTTTAAAAGAAGCTCGTTCAGAAGCACAAGTTTTAATTGAAAATGCGAAAAAGCAAGGCGACATTCAGCGTGATGAAATCATTGCTGTGGCTCGTACTGAAGCAGAACGCATGAAAGAATCTGCGAAGCTTGAAATTGAGCAGCAGAAAGAAAAAGCGGTTGCCGCTATTCGTGAACAAGTTGCGTCCTTGTCTGTATTAATTGCTTCAAAAGTAATTGAAAAAGAATTAAATGCAGCAGACCAAGATAAACTGATTAACGAATATATTCAAGAGGCAGGAGAAAAGCGATGA
- a CDS encoding F0F1 ATP synthase subunit delta gives MSNSMVAKRYALALFQIAKEQQLLGVIEEELRVVKEVMVYNTDLKAVLKSSKLTLDKKKEILRGAFSTVNPYVLNTLLILIDRHREDEIIEVANQFFDLANEEAGIAEADVYSTRELTEAERDAISATFAAKVGKKSLRIENIVDSELLGGVKLRIGNRIYDGSLRGKLDRLERKLLS, from the coding sequence ATGAGCAACTCCATGGTAGCAAAACGCTACGCGTTGGCTCTTTTTCAAATCGCAAAAGAACAGCAGCTTCTTGGAGTAATAGAAGAAGAACTTCGTGTAGTAAAGGAAGTTATGGTATACAACACTGATTTAAAAGCGGTATTAAAGTCTTCAAAACTTACATTAGATAAGAAAAAAGAGATTTTAAGAGGAGCTTTTTCAACGGTTAATCCATATGTACTGAATACACTATTGATCTTGATCGATCGCCATCGCGAAGACGAGATTATTGAAGTAGCCAACCAATTCTTTGACCTTGCAAATGAGGAAGCGGGAATTGCGGAGGCTGACGTTTACAGCACGCGTGAACTAACTGAAGCAGAACGCGACGCAATCTCTGCAACATTTGCAGCGAAGGTTGGTAAGAAATCACTTAGAATTGAAAATATCGTGGATTCCGAATTGCTTGGCGGCGTTAAGCTCCGAATCGGAAACCGTATATACGACGGGTCTTTGCGCGGAAAGCTAGACCGTTTAGAACGTAAATTGTTAAGCTAA
- the atpA gene encoding F0F1 ATP synthase subunit alpha: protein MSIKAEEISALIKKQIENYQAEIQVSDVGTVISVGDGIARVHGLDNVMAGELVEFSNGVMGMAQNLEANNVGIIILGPFTEIKEGDEVRRTGRIMEVPVGEELIGRVVNSLGQPVDGMGPINTTKTRPVEAVASGVMARKSVHEPLQTGIKAIDALVPIGRGQRELIIGDRQTGKTSVAIDTILNQKGQDMICIYVAIGQKESTVRGAVETLRKHGALEYSIVVTASASQPAPLLFLAPYAGVAMAEEFMYNGKHVLIVYDDLSKQAAAYRELSLLLRRPPGREAYPGDVFYLHSRLLERAAKLNDTLGAGSITALPFIETQAGDVSAYIPTNVISITDGQIFLQSDLFFSGVRPAINAGLSVSRVGGSAQIKAMKKVAGTLRLDLASYRELEAFAQFGSDLDKATQAKLNRGARTVEVLKQDLHRPLSVEKQVAILYALTRGFLDDIPLVDVRRFESEFLNWLDHNRKDLLDHIKNTKDLPSDDDMAAALNAFKKTFAVSE, encoded by the coding sequence ATGAGCATCAAAGCTGAAGAAATTAGTGCCCTGATAAAAAAGCAAATTGAAAACTATCAGGCTGAAATTCAAGTGAGTGATGTCGGTACAGTTATCTCCGTAGGTGACGGTATCGCACGTGTTCATGGCCTCGACAATGTCATGGCTGGAGAACTTGTTGAATTTTCAAATGGCGTTATGGGTATGGCTCAAAACCTTGAAGCCAATAACGTTGGTATTATCATTCTTGGACCTTTCACTGAAATTAAAGAAGGTGACGAGGTTCGTCGTACAGGACGCATCATGGAGGTTCCAGTAGGTGAGGAACTAATTGGTCGTGTTGTTAACTCTTTAGGACAACCAGTTGATGGTATGGGTCCAATCAATACTACAAAAACTCGCCCTGTTGAAGCAGTAGCTTCAGGCGTTATGGCTCGTAAATCCGTTCATGAGCCATTACAAACAGGTATTAAAGCGATTGACGCACTTGTGCCAATCGGCCGCGGTCAGCGTGAGTTAATCATCGGAGACCGTCAAACAGGTAAAACATCTGTTGCAATTGATACAATCTTGAACCAAAAAGGTCAAGACATGATTTGTATCTACGTTGCTATTGGTCAAAAGGAATCAACTGTACGTGGTGCGGTTGAAACTCTTCGTAAGCATGGCGCGTTAGAATACTCAATCGTTGTAACAGCATCTGCATCACAACCTGCTCCATTGTTATTCTTAGCTCCTTATGCTGGGGTTGCAATGGCTGAAGAATTCATGTATAACGGCAAGCACGTTTTGATCGTATATGATGATTTATCAAAACAAGCGGCTGCATATCGTGAGCTTTCCCTATTACTTCGTCGTCCTCCAGGTCGTGAAGCATATCCAGGGGATGTATTCTACTTGCACTCAAGACTTCTTGAGCGTGCAGCGAAATTGAACGACACACTAGGTGCTGGTTCAATCACTGCATTGCCATTTATCGAAACACAAGCAGGTGACGTTTCTGCTTATATCCCAACAAACGTTATCTCCATCACAGATGGACAAATTTTCTTACAATCAGATCTATTCTTCTCCGGTGTACGTCCAGCAATCAACGCAGGTCTTTCCGTTTCTCGTGTAGGAGGATCCGCGCAAATCAAGGCGATGAAGAAGGTAGCAGGTACACTGCGTCTTGACCTTGCATCATACCGTGAGCTAGAAGCATTTGCACAGTTCGGTTCTGACCTTGATAAAGCTACACAAGCGAAACTTAACCGCGGTGCGCGTACGGTTGAAGTTCTTAAACAAGATCTTCACAGACCGCTTTCTGTTGAAAAGCAAGTAGCTATTCTTTATGCATTAACACGCGGTTTCCTTGATGATATTCCGTTAGTGGATGTTCGTCGTTTTGAATCAGAATTCCTTAATTGGTTAGACCACAATCGCAAAGACTTGTTAGACCATATTAAAAATACGAAGGATCTTCCTTCTGATGATGATATGGCTGCTGCACTTAACGCCTTCAAAAAGACGTTTGCAGTTTCCGAATAA
- the atpG gene encoding ATP synthase F1 subunit gamma: MASLRDIKNSINSTKKMSQITKAMEMTSAAKWNRGVMNAKAFVPYMEKIQEVTAAVAMGSKGINHPMLQSRPVKKTGYIVMTSDRGLAGAFNSNVIRRVYQTIEQRHKSKDEYAIIAIGRVARDFFVKRGINVDLEIVGVSDQPSFESVKDITSSTVGMFSDGTFDELYVYYTHYKSAITQEVTVKKLLPLSDISTSSKLTSYEFEPSAEEILEVLLPQYAESLIYGALLDSKASEHAARMTAMRNATDNAKEMIKNYSLIYNRARQAAITQEIAEIVGGAAALE, from the coding sequence ATGGCATCATTACGTGATATAAAAAATAGTATTAATTCTACGAAAAAAATGAGTCAGATTACAAAAGCAATGGAGATGACTTCTGCAGCTAAATGGAATCGTGGGGTCATGAATGCAAAAGCATTTGTTCCTTATATGGAAAAAATCCAGGAAGTTACGGCAGCAGTCGCAATGGGCAGCAAAGGGATTAATCATCCAATGCTACAATCTCGTCCTGTTAAGAAAACGGGTTATATTGTTATGACATCCGACCGTGGTCTTGCAGGTGCTTTTAATAGTAACGTTATCCGTCGTGTATACCAAACAATCGAGCAACGCCATAAATCGAAAGATGAATATGCGATCATTGCAATCGGTCGTGTAGCCCGTGACTTTTTCGTTAAACGCGGCATAAATGTCGATCTTGAAATTGTTGGAGTATCCGATCAACCGAGCTTTGAAAGTGTTAAAGATATTACCAGTAGTACTGTAGGTATGTTCTCCGATGGAACCTTCGATGAACTTTACGTATATTACACTCATTATAAAAGTGCCATTACTCAAGAGGTAACGGTGAAGAAGCTTCTTCCGCTATCGGATATTTCAACTTCTTCAAAGCTTACATCTTATGAATTTGAGCCATCTGCAGAAGAAATTTTAGAAGTTCTCCTGCCTCAATATGCTGAGAGCTTAATTTACGGTGCTCTTTTAGACAGTAAAGCAAGTGAGCATGCTGCTCGAATGACTGCGATGAGAAATGCTACTGATAATGCGAAAGAAATGATCAAAAATTACTCACTTATCTACAATCGTGCCCGTCAAGCAGCGATTACACAAGAGATTGCTGAAATCGTCGGCGGAGCGGCTGCATTAGAGTAG
- the atpD gene encoding F0F1 ATP synthase subunit beta, whose amino-acid sequence MNKGRVLQILGPVIDVKFENGQLPEIYNALRIEYKAQNQSEVDINLTLEVALHLGDDTVRTIAMASTDGVMRGMDVVDTGAAISVPVGNVTLGRVFNVLGEVIDLNEEIPASERRDSIHREAPTFENLSTEVEILETGIKVVDLLAPYIKGGKIGLFGGAGVGKTVLIQELINNIAQEHSGISVFAGVGERTREGNDLFHEMTDSGVIKQTAMVFGQMNEPPGARMRVALTGLTMAEYFRDEQGQDVLFFMDNIFRFTQAGSEVSALLGRMPSAVGYQPTLATEMGKLQERITSTNKGSVTSIQAIYVPADDYTDPAPATTFAHLDATTNLERKLSEMGIYPAVDPLASTSRALSPEIVGEEHYNVARQVQSTLQRYRELQDIIAILGMDELSDDDKLVVLRARRIQNFLSQNFHVAEQFTGQPGSYVPVKETVRGFKEVLEGKYDHLPEDAFRLVGRIEDVVENAKRMGVEA is encoded by the coding sequence ATGAATAAAGGACGCGTTCTTCAGATTCTGGGTCCGGTTATTGACGTTAAGTTTGAAAACGGTCAACTTCCTGAGATTTATAACGCTTTGCGTATTGAATACAAAGCACAAAATCAGTCAGAAGTTGATATCAACTTAACCCTTGAAGTAGCCCTTCATTTAGGTGATGATACTGTTCGTACAATTGCAATGGCTTCTACTGATGGTGTAATGCGTGGAATGGATGTTGTTGATACAGGTGCTGCTATTTCTGTACCGGTTGGGAATGTAACTCTTGGTCGTGTATTTAACGTATTAGGTGAAGTTATCGACCTTAACGAGGAAATTCCAGCGAGTGAGCGCCGTGATTCGATTCACCGCGAAGCTCCAACGTTTGAAAACCTTTCTACTGAAGTAGAAATTCTTGAAACAGGTATTAAAGTTGTAGACTTACTTGCTCCTTATATTAAGGGTGGTAAGATTGGTCTATTCGGTGGTGCGGGTGTAGGTAAAACCGTATTAATCCAGGAATTGATCAATAACATCGCGCAAGAACACAGCGGTATTTCGGTATTCGCTGGTGTTGGTGAGCGTACACGTGAAGGTAATGACCTTTTCCATGAAATGACGGATTCAGGCGTTATTAAGCAAACTGCGATGGTATTCGGACAAATGAACGAGCCGCCAGGAGCACGTATGCGTGTTGCACTGACTGGTTTGACAATGGCTGAATATTTCCGTGATGAGCAAGGACAAGACGTTCTTTTCTTCATGGATAACATCTTCCGTTTCACGCAAGCAGGTTCTGAAGTATCGGCGTTATTAGGCCGTATGCCTTCTGCCGTTGGTTACCAGCCGACTCTTGCTACTGAGATGGGTAAATTACAAGAACGTATTACTTCTACGAATAAAGGTTCTGTTACATCAATCCAAGCGATTTACGTACCAGCCGATGACTATACGGATCCGGCTCCTGCTACAACATTCGCTCACTTAGATGCAACAACAAACCTTGAGCGTAAGCTTTCTGAAATGGGTATCTACCCTGCGGTGGATCCACTTGCTTCGACTTCTCGTGCATTGTCACCTGAAATCGTTGGCGAAGAGCATTACAATGTAGCTCGTCAAGTTCAATCAACATTACAACGTTACCGTGAATTACAGGATATCATTGCAATCCTAGGTATGGATGAGCTTTCTGATGATGATAAGTTAGTGGTACTTCGTGCACGTCGTATCCAAAACTTCTTATCACAGAACTTCCACGTTGCTGAACAGTTTACTGGACAGCCAGGATCTTATGTACCTGTAAAAGAAACAGTTCGTGGTTTCAAAGAAGTCCTTGAAGGTAAGTATGACCACCTTCCAGAAGACGCATTCCGCTTAGTTGGACGTATTGAAGACGTAGTGGAAAATGCAAAACGCATGGGTGTAGAGGCCTAA